Part of the Microcebus murinus isolate Inina chromosome 26, M.murinus_Inina_mat1.0, whole genome shotgun sequence genome is shown below.
attggccaaatatatatatatatgtatatatatatatatatatatatatataaattagccgggcatggtggcccatgcctgtagtcccggctacttgggaggctgaggcaggaggatcgcttgagcccaggagtttgaggttgctgtgaactaggctgatgccacggcactctagctcgggcaacagagtgagactctcaaaaaaaaaaagaaatctaataaaacaaaatacactaGATTAAATGTAAGAATAGTAGTACTCTTAGATTTATGGAGCAGCAATTAAATAAccaagaaagaggagaaagtatATGCATCATAGCCCTTGAATCTCAGTCCAGTTTAGAAATCTAATATTTCTGAAGGACTAAGAATTCTACCAAGAAGCAGCAAAGAGTTTCATGGAAGAGCCAGCACAGCTGTGTTAAATGGAATGCAATGGAAACTTTCTAAAGCAAGAGATAAAATCAGAGGCAGCAGTCTCCCAGCCCTTGTGTTCTGCTCAGGCACGGTGAGCAGTGGTGGGTGGTTTCACTGGGTGGCTTTGGCTGGCATGGGTGTCCCACTAGGACAGTCCATGCCCATTCAAAATGGCAACAAGCCCTTGCCTGCATTTAGACTGTTGTCTTCCTGGTTTTTCCTACTAAAGACAGACTAGACCGGGGGCgacggctcacgcctgtaatcctagcactctgggaggctgaggcgggaggatcactcaaggtcagaagttcgagaccagcctgagcaagagcgagaccccgtctctgctaaaaatagaaggaaattaattggccaactcaaaatagatagaaaaaattagccgggcatggtggcggatacctgtagtcccagctacttgggaggctgaggcaggaggatcgcttgagcccaggaatttgaggttgctgtgagctaggatgatgccatggcaacaaagtgagactctgtctcaaagaaaaaaaaaaaaagacacactaGTCTGTTGAGAAGGGTCTAGCTGAATAGGGGACCAAAACCAAAGCTAAGGCTTTCCATTCTAGGTCACTAACTGGGCGACACTTTGACAGTgagtctttctctgcttccttctcctgGCTGTTacaggacagggctggggggTGGGTAATTTCCAGGGTCTTCCCAGCCTGAAATGCTGAGTCAGAGGGAGGGGGGACGGGTCCAAACAGGAGGGGAGGGGTTTCTGGGCTGGCTAGACTCTCTCCTGCTTCAGCACTGGGACAGAAACCACCATGGCTACAGACTTTTAGGTGGGGAGAACAGACTCCCCTAAAAACACAGGATTTCATGATGGCTTGGCAAGTAATTTGAGCCCGAGACTCGGGTGGAACTTCTCATCTTGCCTGAAAGTCCCTTCCAGTGATCTAAAGGAGAGGTAAAGGCATTGGTTCAGAAGGTAGGAGATGCAGGTCACAGTGGAAAAGGTTGTAATGGCATCAGGGATATCATGTAGGGATATTATATCAGTGGACGATGGCTCATTCCCGGGCAGGAACCACATCAAAACCTACTGAGCACGGTGCTGGATGATTTTGCAATTGTTAGTTAAAACAACAAACCAGCGTGCTTCCCACACTTGTGGTCTTCTTTTACTGTCAGCAACGGTCAGGTCCTGACAGGTCTGCACCAAAGCCACAGCCAAGAATATCCCGAAGACTCGAACTTTCCATCCATCTCAATGCATCTTAAattgggaggaggggggtggaggaAAGCACATCTACCAGTTGTCTTTGCTCCAATTCAGAGAAACCCAGCAGGAGCACCCCAAATCTGCTACAGCAATGTTTGCCTCTAAAGTTAGGAGATAATAAGAGATCCATTTTTCTGACTTTATAGTAAATTGTAGTGTAACTACAGGGAAGGCTGAGATTTTAAAAGACAGCTGACATTGATCCACTTCAATGGGTTTTGGCTCCATCTTGGATGCCCTCACCAGGGGTTCTTCCCTAGACACTGTGGAATGGGGTGGGATTGTAGCCTAGTGACTGCAGGTTGGGGACTCATGGCTTGCAGTGGCAAAAGCGTGCATGGAGGGTggaaggaggaggctgcagagcgCAGAGCGGCGGCAGGAGCCCTCCAGGGGGAAATTTATCGGGTGGCTCCGTCCCCTGCCTTAAATCACATCCCCTCCGTGGACCTATCTCcatctctgtaaaatggaaagacactggccaggggcagtggctcacgactgtcatcctagcaccctgggaggccaaggcgggaggatcactgtaggtcaggagttcgagaccagcctgagcaagagcgagacccgtctctactaaaaatagaaattaattggacaactaaaaatatatatagaaaaaatcagccgggcatggtggtgcaatgcttgtagtcccagctactcgggaggctgaggcaggaggatcgcttgagcccaggagttggaggttgctgtgagccaggctgactccatggcactcactctagcccagggaacagagtgagactctgactcagaaaaacaaaacgaaacaaaaaaatacagaaagacgTTAAAAGTGCCGCCCCCATGTCCCCAAATTTGAGAAGCAACTTCTGCCTCGTGGGCAGCTTCTTTGCAGGAAGTGTGGGCGCGCAGCCCTCCCTGGCGGGCCCCAAAGTGCTGGCCCACTGCGGAGTCACCTTTGGGGAcacggggggcggggagggacacCCACTGTCGCCGTCTGAACCCCGCCCGCAGAggagccccccccccaggaggAAGCGTTCGGGGCGAGGCTCCGGAGTCGCCTCCTCTTCCTCCGCTCCGCGCCCAGGGCAGGGCGGGAGGGGCGCGCAGGGTCACCTTCCTCGCCACCGTCGCCTGCCGGTCCCCGCGAGGCGTCGCGGGCCCGGGGCTCTGCAGGGCGCCGCCCGGGTGTAGACCATCCGGGAGGGCGGCCGTGCGGGGCGGAGGGGCCGAGGCCACCGCGCGTCCCCGCGCTCACCGCCGCGCCGTCCCCTCCCCGCAGGCGCGCCGGGACCATGTCGGCCGAGCCCGCCAGCGGCCCCACGCAGGACCAGGTGGACATCCTGGAGTACAACTTCAACAGGGTCAACAAGCGCCCGGACCCCACCACGCTGTGCCTCATCGCGGCCGAGGCCGGCCTGTCGGAGGAGGAGACGGAGGTGAGCCCCTGCGTCCCCACCGGTCCCCGAGCtgcgcgacaccgccgccacctCCCTGCCCCGCTCTCCCGCTGCGCCCTCGGGCCTCGCCGGCTGCTGTCGCCCCCTCCCGGGCTCTGCGCCCCCTCCCGGCTCTGCGCCCCCTCCCGGGCTCTGCGCCCCCTCCCGGGCTCTGCGCCCCCTCCCGGGCTCTGCGCCCCCTCCCGGGCTCTGCGCCCCCTCCCGGCTCTGCGCCCCCTCCCGGGCTCTGCGCCCCCTCCCGGGCTCTGCGTCCCCTCGGCCCGAATCTGTGTCACCACTGCAAGCAAGGGACCTTAGCGACGACCGCCAGCTACACTGGCAAGCGCGGAGACCGAGGCCCGGAGGGAGGAAACTGTCACAGTGGCTAATGTCGCCAAGCCCGCCAGGTCCCCCCGGCTCGCCTTAGCTGCAGAGCTGGAGTTGCAGGAAGCCAGGGAGAAGACGGGGGTCAGACTGTCAAGAACCCCCCCAGTTCTAAGGTTTGGAGTCTTTTCCTGGAGTTTTCCAAGAAGGCAGACACCTGACATGACAGCTGAAGGCAGTAGCAGCAGATGACCCCTAAGGGCtttgatttatttatctatctattttttttttttaagtctcctaTATTACCCTGAAAATTGCTAGCGCAGGGAATGCAGCGCTGCTCCTGATTATTAATGGCAGGTGCGGTGTTGGAGCCTGCAGCTCACTTTTTTTCTTAACCCTGTCTAAACTCTGACTTTAGTTTTCCCCTTGGTCGTGGACAGACCATTTGTTACGTGTGACAAACTACTTGGAACTGATCTGGTCCTCTCACCATGGGCCATTCTCAGCTGAGGTTTAAAAGCTTGTCATTAGACCCCAGGACCGAGACCCTAGACCTTAAGTCAACATTGTTTTTACTAATGAAGCCAGTGGCACTTTAGAAAACTTGTCCAGAGCTAATCGGCTGCCACCCAGGTCAAGGAGAAAGGCAAACTGATAGGTTTTTAGCAACCGGCTAACCAGAACTTAATGGGAATTGATTTAGTGTCACCCGAGTCTACCAGCTCATGTTTCTTAGAATCCctcaggggagggtgggggcagccTGCTGGGGCTTTATCATTTAAAATCCCACGCTATATTTAGACAAGAGGAGTGATCGCAGTGACAActacttatctttttaaaataaaactgtgagaTACTGGGGTTACAATACCAAGTAGGGGTCTaatcccttctcagcctctgattCCCCCAAAGCAAGTTTCCATGGATCGCCCTACCTAAAAAGCAGAAtaaggccgggggcggtggctcacgcctgtaatcctagctcttgggaggccgaggcgggcggattgctcaaggtcaggagttcgaaaccagcctgagcaagagcgagaccccgtctctactataaatagaaagaaattaattggccaactgatatatatataaaaaattagccgggcatggtggcgcatgcctgtagtcccagctacttgggaggctgaggcagaaggatcgctcgagcccaggagtttgaggttgctgtgagctaggctgacgccacggcactcactctagcctggacaacaaagcgagactctgtctcaaaaaaaaaaaaaaaaaagcggaaTAAGAATAATGTGTGTTGGCCTTTGTAATGGCTAATCCATGCCAGGCATCGTTCTGGGCACTGTCCACCTATTAGATCATTTATCTGCGAGGTAGGTACTATTagcccattgcacagatgagaaaagtgaggcctGGGAAGGTTAAATAACTCGCCCAGGACAGCAACTCGAAAACAGTAGGACTAGGATTCGAACCCTGGGGTTCCAGTTCCACggcccacattctttttttttttttttttttttttttgagacagggtctcactttgttgcccaggctagagtgagtgccgtggcgtcaatctagctcacagcaacctccaactcctgggctcaagcaatcctcctgcctcagcctcccgagtggctgggaccacaggcatgcgccaccatgcccggctaattttttctatatatattagttggccaattaatttctttctatgtatagtagagacagggtcttgctgttactcaggctggttttgaactcctgaccttgagcaatccgcctgcctcggcctcccagagtgctaggattacaggcgtgagccaccgcacctggccgatGGCCCGTGCTCTTAACCAATGTGACATGCTATCTGCACAGAGGACAGATGGAAACAATTggatgaggtgggagggaaggactGAAGACTCAATTTGTGCTATCTTTCTTCCTGcaaaaaaaatccatgcattAAGTGGCAGTCATTCCGGGCTGTAGTCAACCTTTCCTCAAGATGCACCTGATTTTATTAGGGCAATGCAATGAAATCTGGTTGCAGGCAGGAAGAAAGACAGGGCATCTGCTTTTTTCTGTGATTGAGGCCGGCCAATTCAGACCTCTGCACACAGGTTCATCTGCTCTTCTCGGGCAGTTCTCTCATTTCCCTCTTCTGCCAGGCTCAAATAAACCAACAGCagacctgcccccccccaaaaaaaatgagTAAGTGTGGGGTGAGTCAGCCTCCTAGCAGGGCCCCTGCCACGGGGCCAACACCTTCTTCCTCTCTCATGGCGACTGCAGCTTGGCTTGCCGCTGTGTCTTCCTGCCCAAACCTGCATGGAAGCTTCTAGAACCCCAGAACTCAGAGAAAGGCAAAATTCAGCAAGTGCAGGGAAATATGCATCCCAGGTGGCACAGGCTGCCTGCTGTCCCTTACTGGGTTGGGTGGCATCTTTCAACTTCCCGTCCTTTCTAcctcctgccaccccacccccgttTGCCCTGGTGAGTGAGAACGGTTCGGTTCCTTCTGTCATTTTCTCAAAcaacagatacatacatatacacacatgtgtgtgtgtgtgtgttttagtatCTTCTAAGAAAAGTGTCTTCTGGTGATATCATGCCCAATGATGAACATTCAGGcattaatcaaattatttttatttatagcagaTATCATAGGGACCATTTCAATAACTCCATGGAAGCCAAGGCCTATTGGGCCAACATATAAGCCATGTCTGTGATTAGCATTCCCCCCTTTTCTATTCTTGACTGATGATGTCCCTTtccatgagaaaatgaaaaaaaaaataatataaaatgccaACATAGTATTTATTCTACATACCTGAATCCTCACCCTACCCTAATACCACCCACCTCTGGACATAGATAGCATCATATTCTTAATTTTCCTGGAACAAGGAATactttagtaaaagaaaaatgagcatgaGATGTTCCCACGAGATAGTTGCTAGCACCAATTCCCGCCTCTGATACTTTGGCAGGGACAAGAGGAACGAAGAGATTGAAACATGCCCCGACTAGGGAGGTTGGCTGAGCTCTTTATAACTGCAAAATTCTCTGCGCGATGGGGCTGAGGGAGGAACGCACAGTCAAGTGAGGGGCGATCTCATTGGAATAACTTTTTAAGCCGCATTTAAATCCTAGATCCTAGAATCGGGATCCTAGAATTCAGGTTTTGCTCATGACGGTAATCTAAATATCTCCTACATTCAAATTAGATACCACGTTACAGAATCCCAATCCCTGCggcttttcttattttgaagtcagTGTTAGAAAGGGCTGGGAAAGCTCTTTGCCAGTCCCCTGGGAGGTTGGGATGATCTGGTGTTTTCTAttattgcacacacacacacacacacacacacacacacactccttaaGCACAGTGTAGCTGGCATTGGTTCTTAGAGAAGTTTCCAGTATTCTTATCTCCTCTTGATGTCCTGGGCTTGTTCCCAGAACCCAGTGGTTTTAGTTGTTGGGTGTTTTATCAGTGGAATAAAGACCTTTAAAAGTCCCTCCCTGAAAAGAAGGACATGTTAGTTGCTAGAGAAAAGGATGGGAACAATGTTCTTTTGCCCCAACCCCTCCTTGTCACAGTGTATAATTATCATCTGTTCGCTCAGAGTAAATAAATCTCCATCAATGGGCAAGGGTAATGAGGGCATTCATTTATAAGCCAGCAAGGGACAAATGTCTTTCCCAGGGgaagacagaaacaaagaagGCCAGGATAAAGCCAGGTGGAAAATTAGCATTGATGTGGGATGTGGTAAGATTCAGCTCTGGAGGGAAGGAAAGCAAGTAAGGTATTTGATGGTTTTGTTGGGCAGCAACTAGCGTGCtaaattattgtatatatatgATCTAAACTATGTATCTTTAGAAAATAGTGGAGCTTTTCTTGcacaccctcccatcccccaatGCCCCAATGCTAGGGCTCAATTTGTCAAGCGTTTGGATGCCAACTCACAAAACCACAAATGCACTTCCTGCCAAAGTCATTTCTGGTAACGGTTCATCAATATTCTGCCTCATTGCATAGCGTAAAGATGGGAGTGGATCTTTTGAATAAGGCCAGCTCAactattttgtcttctttttttttttgagacagagtctcactctgttgcccaggctagagtgagtgtcttggcaccagcctagctcatagcaacctcaaactcctgggctcaagcgatcctcctgcctcagcctcccaagtagctgggactacaggcatgcgccaccatgcccggctaatttttttttttgtatatatatttttagttggccaattaatttctttcaatttttagtagagacggggtctcactcaggctggtttggaacttctgaccttgagcgatcgatcctccctcctcggcctcccagagtgctaggatgacaggcgtgagccaccatgcccggccatcaACCATTTTGTCTTAAATGAATCCTGATAGAAAGTGAGATTTTTCTTCCCCCAGATTTTAATTAGTCGGTCTTGGAAACGCCCCATTTATTCAGCTCTAGTAACAAAATCCTACTGAATCAGGTCTGGTAGCCTTGAACCCCCCCACAGAGCTACCTCGTTAATGAACCTGGAACCTCACTGCTCTCAGACCATAATCCAGAGTGAACTAAACACACACAATAGTGGGTTACAGGAGAAAACGTGCCCAGCTTTGGCAGGAgagctctctcttctctttgaGGTTAAGCAAGCAACCCCCAAAGAGAAGGCTGCCCTCGTGGTCATCTCCTGCCCCCAGCTTTAGACACTCTTTTCTGCTGCCACCCCACAGTATAAAGGTGTATAAGACACCTGATCTTGGCAACTGTGGGGGGCATTTCACTGTAGAAGCTCTGCTATAAGGTTAGGGTGAGTTGCAGTTATGGTCCCATGCTGCTcagctttcattttttgttttctgttttttttttttttcatctcagtTTTATCGCCAAGGAGTGCTCTGAGGTTGCCCAGTTctcagttattcattcattttattcaacaaattctTAGCAAGTACTGCCAATGAATAAGGCCCTTGGTAAGATGAGCATGCACTGATAAAACATAACAGCCATAGTGATCTATCTGGGACATTAAGAAGATGCTTTGTAGTCTTTACTAgaagtctctaaaaaaaaaaaagaaagaaaaaagaaattataaattatataaaaatttttaaaaaaataagaagatgctttaatttcttttattcattcaacaaacatagATTAATTTCCAACTCTTAAACCCTTATGCTAGGGGCTAAGGATGCAAGGGTGATAGATGAATACAGTCTCTGCTTTCATGAATCTTACAATCTAGGAAGGAGTATAGATTAAAAACAAGTAAATCATGAAAGATATGAGAAGTTCTGTGAAGCTAACAAAGTACTAAATTGAAGAGTAAGTAGCTAAGTGGGGAACCCACTTTAGATGGAGTGTTCAGGTAAGGCTTCATTGAGAAGGTTCtgtttaagctgagacctgaggaTGAGACAGAGATCACCGATAAAGCATGAAGACAGGCGAATGTTCTCAACATGggaaatagcatgtgcaaaggtcctgaggcaggaaagagGCTTCCCTCTTTTCCACCTGTACCGCAGAGGCGGTACCTTTTAGAAAGAGTGAATGAACATTTCGGTTTTTCAGTAGGTGACAAACATTCTTGcacgattcttttttttttttttttccagaaatggtTTAAGCAGCGCCTGGCCCAGTGGAGGCGGTCGGAAGGCCTGCCCTCAGAGTGCAGATCCGTCACGGACTAAGGAGGCAGAGGGCGTTGACAGCCTGGCTCCACGAAGACCATCTGTTGTTTCTGTCCTTGGCTGAACCAAGCCTTCCTGGTGTTTCAGTGTAGCGCTCTGTTCCATTGTTAGCTGTCCTGCTATTTAACACGacgttgtatttttttttaatgtacataactaggaaagaaaataacGATAGGAAGCTATGTGCAACTTCTGTGTAATGCAGTGGCTTGGCCAGAAAAGCTGTGTGGCTTGCATTTCTCTTTGGGTCATGATGACAGGTGTGAAAACCATCTAAGTTTGCCTTTGACTGTCACCTCCCAATAAACAATTTGTTTTCACCGTCCATTTCAGAGCAGTCAGGCCTTTgttgaaaaaaagattaaatgatggagaggagaaaatatttccttctgaATCTACTTCCCTAAGTGGTTTTCCTTATGTTTCACCTAATAGCAATGATGGTTGCATGAGAATCCAGAGGGATATGTATTCAAGTCATGCAAATTTcataaaatgacataatttaCATACATGCAAATTTCATAAAGGAACTACACTCCAGTTCGTTGGATTGGAGCTGCATTCGCTTGGAAAGAACCCACTCAGGCTAGAAGACAGAAACTCCAACTGACAGAAAAGCAagtagctaagaaaaaaaaaaaatccacaaaaaccTCTTGAATTTACCTTATTTAAATGCCTTGGTtgaatttattttgctaattaaaatgaactgctttttgtctctaaaatgatcttctaaataaaacttttaacattttgttgaaaatgcACTGAGTCCTCTGCAGATTTTTCGCTAAGTAATAAACATATCAAAGAGAAACACACTTCGTATGTAGTAGAAGATGATGGACTGGAAGAATGGTCGTTTTCCAAATCCTTGCCACTCAGCGTGCAGTCCAAAGCCAGCCTCACCAGCATTAGCTTCAATGCTTGtgagaaatgcagagtctcagatCCCAatccagatctactgaatcagaatctacacttatttttttttttgagacagaacctcactctgttgcccgggctagagtgccgtggcatcagcctagctcacagcaaccttgaactcccgggctccagcgatcctcctgcctcagcctcccgagtagctgggactacaggcatgcaccaccatgcctggctaattttttctatatatatatcagttggccaattaatttctttctatttatagtagagatggtggggggctcttgctcttgctcaggctggtctcgaactgctgagcttgagcgatcctccctccttggcctcctggagtgctaggattacaggcgtgagccactggggcTGGCCTGAATCTCCACTTTTAACAAGGCTGCCAAATGGTTTGTGTGCTCAGGAACGTTGGAACAGCACTGGTCTAACTCTGCACTCGATTTGCATGCATTTACTATCACAGCACATTAAATGTCTGCACATTAAATGTATGGTCCCAATGTGtcccccacaaaattcatatgttgaaacttaatccctagTGGGATATTACTAGGAGATAGAGCCtttgggggtgattaggtcatgagggctcaaaccccatgatgggattagtgcccttatcaaAGAGTCCCCAGGGAGCCTGTCCGTCCCTTCTGCCATAAGAGGGTTCATTGAAGGCTCCATCTACCATggttccccgaaaataagccctacccataaaataagccctagcaggatgtctaagcatgtgcgcaatagaagccccaccctgaaagtcagccctagtgatgggcgtggctatgaaaatccgccctagtggtgggcgtggccacgaaaaatcagccctagtggtgggcgtggccacgaaaatcagccctagtggtgggcgtggctatgaaaatcagtcctagtggtgggcgtggctatgaaaatcagccctagtgatgggcgtggctgcgcagcgcatctgcacaacccatgcgtgtcgtctcagagcaggaaagaacacgagcagcccttctcacctgccccgtgagagctctagtgctccacaggagagatcggggccagtggttctaaaggaaatagagtcgcaagacattcaggatggaatcctgggtttggagagtgatgatgatgttccagaagaagacgacttcactctatttgaatcaatggagatggttgtactgtacttaaaaaacataacacatcccctgcaaataagccctagggtgtcttcttgaggaaaaataaatataagaccctgtcttaatttcagggaaacacggtatgaaGAATGGGCCCTTGCCATATGGAGGGCTTACCACAATGTGCTGGCggcttgatcttgaactttccggcctccaaaactgtgatcggtaaatttatattgtttataaattagtctaaggtattttattatagcagctaaACACACTAAGACACCATCTTGATAGTCTACCAGTTAAGACTGTGTGCATTGCATGGTATGGCGTGCAACAGCAACTTGGTTACGATGGATTAAGACGTAGGGTTTTTCGTTTGTCTAAGTAGTTGTTTTTACATAAGACATCAGCAGGCGGGTGGTCCAGGGATGGTAGAGTGGTTCCCTAATGTTGTCACTCTGTCTTCCCACTTTGCTGACTTTAGCCCACAGCTCTAGTGTTCATGGACACAGGTGGATGCCTGCACCCATGGAGTCTGCAttccaagcaaaaaaaaaagagagagagagaaagagagagagagaaagcaaagggcAAATGCCAGCTAAGACTTTCCCCTTGAAAAGGGTTTCATGCAACTTTCCTAGCAACTTGCGCCTGCATCCCATTGGCCAGTGTGGGTCACATGACCTCCCCTAACTGCAAGGAAGTCTGGGAATATGAGCCTCTGTCATTGGGCATATTGCTGCCTTGAGTAAAATCAGGGCTCTGTCAGTGAGAAAAAAGGGCAAGATGGCTATTGGAAAGGCCACTGCCCTTATCTCTCATCCAACCCAGAATGATGCTGGTGTACGCTTCTGAACTGTCACCTACAAGGCAGGCACAGTCTGTCCAGCTATTTAAAACGAAGAGCCCAAAAGGACAAACACTAACAATTCATCGGAATATGGATGTTTACAAGATACCATTAAACATCCTTGGGCGAGCTTCCTTTTCCTCCACcttaaaacatttcttctgtAAACAAGCACGCAGCGAGCCCAGGACTGAGCAGGATGGTCCCGTGTCTGGTGTCCTCCTCTGCAGCCTGCCCGTGGTCTGCTTAGCTTGGGGCCCAAGAAGaagaggccagaggatcacttccTGCACCCCAAAGTCTAGGGTTCCTGAATGGCATGCGATGGGAGAGAATGAAGATTCAGTGGCCTTTTGAATGCAAATTTGTTACCAAAACTAATATCTTTTGGGGACATGGGGTGAACAgagtcttgcccaggctagagggttgtggcatcagcctagctcacagcaacctccaactccaggctcaagcgatcctcctgcctcagcctcccgagtagctgggactacaggcatgcgcca
Proteins encoded:
- the HOPX gene encoding homeodomain-only protein isoform X2, which translates into the protein MSAEPASGPTQDQVDILEYNFNRVNKRPDPTTLCLIAAEAGLSEEETEKWFKQRLAQWRRSEGLPSECRSVTD
- the HOPX gene encoding homeodomain-only protein isoform X1, coding for MTARVTLPPAPSRVVQRAGTMSAEPASGPTQDQVDILEYNFNRVNKRPDPTTLCLIAAEAGLSEEETEKWFKQRLAQWRRSEGLPSECRSVTD